The Couchioplanes caeruleus nucleotide sequence TCCACGCGCTGCCAGGAGCGCGCGCCGTCGAAAGCTTTCGAATCATGTCCGGACCTACTCCCACCGGCCCGGACGCGCTCTTCGTCACAGCCGGAGGATGCCCTGTCCGTAACACGGGCGGCCGACGATGGGGGTATGCAGACCGCGACCCACCAGCTCCCCGTGACCGTGGCGATCACCCGCCGGGCCGATCCGTCCCGTAACGCGGAGATGCTGGCCTGGGTGCGCGCCGGCGCGGCGCTGGCCGAGGACTTCCCGGGCTTCCTCGGCGTCGGCTGGATCCGGCCGGGCCCGGGCTCGACCGACTGGCACATGCTGTACCGCTTCGCCGACGCCGAGGCGCTCCGGGCCTGGGAGGAGTCGTCGCAGCGGCAGTGGTGGCTGTCCTCGGCGCAGGGCATGGTCGAGCACACCCGGGTCGAGAGGCGTACGGGCATCGAGGGCTGGTTCGACCCGCCCCGCGAGCACTCCGTGGCCGAGCTGCCCCCCGCCGCCCCGCCGCGGTGGAAGCAGGCGGTGACGATCTGGGTGGGGTTCTTCCCGCTGAGCCTGCTGGCGGCGGTCACGCTCGGTCACCTGCTCGCCGGGCAACACGTGGTGGTGCGGACGCTGGCCACCACGTTCGCGCTGACGCCGCTGATGACGTACGTCGTCCTGCCGTGGGTCACCCGCTCCCTGCGGTGGTGGCTGCAGGGCCACCCGGCGCCCTGGCGGCGGTGAGCGGGGACTCCTCAGGTCGGCCGCGTGGCGCCCGATGGTCTCCGCGAGGAGGCATATCCATGCGGCTGCGCAACTGGATCGCCGTGGTCGTCAGCGTGTTGCTGCTGGTGGCCGTCGGCATCGTCGGCGTGCTCGTGAACCGGTCGGCGCTGCGGGCGGCCGACACGGTGCACCGGGCCGACTCGCGCGCGCTCGCGGTCAACAACGCCACCCTCGCCGGGCAGATGCAGCTGCTCTCCGCCAAGGCGCTCAGCGAGTTCGCGGGCAGCCACAGCTTCGGGCTCGGCCCCGGCCAGGCCGCCGACCGGCTGGCCCTCGAGGCGTACGTGCGCAAGTCGGCGGTGTTCCCCTACGGAGCGGCGCTCACCGCGCCGGACGGCACGGTCCTCAACGCGACCCGGTCGAACCCCCTGCCCGACCCGAGCGACCCCGGGTACGGGGTCATGCGGGCCCAGCTGCTGGCCGGCAAGCCC carries:
- a CDS encoding antibiotic biosynthesis monooxygenase; protein product: MQTATHQLPVTVAITRRADPSRNAEMLAWVRAGAALAEDFPGFLGVGWIRPGPGSTDWHMLYRFADAEALRAWEESSQRQWWLSSAQGMVEHTRVERRTGIEGWFDPPREHSVAELPPAAPPRWKQAVTIWVGFFPLSLLAAVTLGHLLAGQHVVVRTLATTFALTPLMTYVVLPWVTRSLRWWLQGHPAPWRR